In the genome of Acidimicrobiia bacterium, one region contains:
- a CDS encoding multidrug effflux MFS transporter: MGRIEFVALMAATMALTAMSIDIVLPAFAEIRAEFGMAPDSAGAASIITVFFLGMAAAQLFYGPLADRFGRKPVLYAGLAIFAVGAVGSALSGTLGWVLAFRFLWGVGSAGPRVVSLGIVRDIYSGDRMARVMSFIAAVFILVPVVAPSLGALLLRWFDWRFLFWLCAALAGCVFLWMLRLPETLRPEYRISRLQVRPIARAARLVVTNRQAVGYTVGLTFVFGAFVSYLASSERVWQDVYGRGDQFPIIFGGLALVIGIAIFFNGMLVSRIGARRIVHGALFAYVVGAGVTLAVAVVGGGAPDFVTFVTLLGLSLAAHGLLIANANSIAMAPLGEVAGTASSIIGSFSLLGGTVLGALIDRTFDGTVTPMITAFFLAAVAATAVIVVTERGRLFGET, from the coding sequence GTGGGCCGGATCGAGTTCGTCGCCCTGATGGCGGCGACGATGGCGCTCACCGCCATGTCGATCGACATCGTGCTGCCCGCATTCGCCGAGATCCGCGCCGAGTTCGGGATGGCCCCGGATTCGGCAGGGGCGGCATCGATCATCACCGTGTTCTTCCTGGGGATGGCGGCCGCCCAGCTGTTCTACGGGCCACTGGCCGATCGGTTCGGCCGCAAGCCGGTGCTGTACGCCGGTCTCGCCATCTTCGCCGTGGGCGCAGTCGGATCGGCGCTCTCCGGCACCCTGGGCTGGGTGCTCGCCTTTCGTTTCCTATGGGGAGTCGGCTCGGCGGGCCCGCGGGTGGTGTCGCTGGGGATAGTGCGCGACATCTACTCGGGCGATCGAATGGCCCGGGTCATGTCGTTCATCGCCGCCGTGTTCATCCTGGTGCCGGTCGTCGCCCCCAGCCTGGGGGCCCTGCTGCTGCGCTGGTTCGATTGGCGGTTCCTCTTCTGGCTGTGTGCCGCCCTCGCCGGCTGCGTGTTCCTGTGGATGCTGCGACTCCCCGAGACCCTGCGCCCGGAGTACCGGATCTCCCGCCTCCAGGTGCGGCCCATCGCTCGGGCGGCCCGCCTGGTGGTCACCAACCGACAGGCGGTCGGCTACACCGTGGGGCTCACCTTCGTGTTCGGCGCCTTCGTCTCCTACCTGGCCAGCTCGGAGCGGGTGTGGCAGGACGTCTACGGCCGGGGCGATCAGTTCCCGATCATCTTCGGCGGACTCGCCTTGGTCATCGGGATCGCCATCTTCTTCAACGGGATGCTGGTGAGCCGGATCGGGGCACGGCGCATCGTCCACGGTGCTCTGTTCGCCTATGTGGTCGGCGCCGGGGTCACGCTGGCGGTGGCCGTCGTCGGGGGAGGCGCCCCCGACTTCGTCACCTTCGTCACCCTTCTCGGCCTGTCGCTCGCTGCCCACGGCTTGCTCATCGCCAACGCCAACTCGATCGCCATGGCGCCTCTCGGCGAGGTGGCGGGAACCGCCTCGTCGATCATCGGGTCGTTCTCCCTCCTGGGAGGGACAGTGCTCGGGGCTCTCATCGACCGCACCTTCGATGGCACGGTCACCCCGATGATCACCGCCTTCTTCCTGGCGGCGGTCGCCGCCACGGCGGTGATCGTGGTCACCGAGCGGGGTCGCCTCTTCGGCGAGACCTGA